The DNA region AGGCGACGCAGTTCATGATGAACGAGGACCCCGACCGAAACGGCATCCTCGACGGCCGGCAGTACAACACGCTTGACGCAAGCTGGTACGGCCCGATGTCGTGGCTCTCGTCGATGTACCTCGCTGCGCTGCGCGCCTCTCATGCGATGGCGATCGAGATGGGCGACAAGGACTTCGCCAAGCAGTGCTACGCGATCATCGGCAAGGGCTCAGCAAACATCGTTCAGCAACTGTTCAACGGGGAGTACTTTGTCCACAACCCCGACCCCGCTCATCCCGAGGCGAACGCCACCGGCAAGGGGTGCCACATCGACCAGCTGTACGGCCAGTCGTGGTGCCACTGGATGGGCCTAGAGCGAGTTGTTCCGCATGAAGAATCTAAGATCGCCTTATCAAACTTATACAAATACAGCTTTGCTCCCGATGTCGGGCCTTATCGGAAAGGCATGGATGTGATCAAAGGAGGCCGCTGGTACGCGGTCGCCGGGGACGGTGGACTCATCATGTGCACGTTCCCGAAAGGAGGCGCAGAGAGGGCGACCGGCGAGGGCCAATCCGCCTGGGCGGCGATGTACTTCAACGAGTGCATGACCGGCTTCGAGTACCAGGCCGCCGCGCACATGGTCGCGGAGGGGCTGGTCACCGAGGGGCTCGCCGTCACCCGCGCGATCCACGACCGCTACTCGCCCAGCCAGCGCAACCCGTACAACGAGATCGAGTGCAGCGACCACTACGGCCGCGCGATGGCTTCGTTCGGCGTGTACTGGAACGTCTGCGGCTTCAAGATCCACGGCCCGAAAAAGCAGCTCTCGATTGATCCGAAAATCGACGGCGACTTCAGGTGTGCGTTCATCGCGCCGGACGGCTGGGGCACGATCACTCGCGACGGGATCAAGTACAAGCACAGAGTTTGACGTGCGCTTTCGTAGCGCTCCGGTATCGAGACAGAACAGCATAGGTCGCATATAACCTATGCGACCTATGTCACTTCTATCCCTCCACACTCGCAGTGTGGAGGGTTCATGAGCCACGATGACAGCCCGCCACTCGACGCGCGGCAGGGATAGAACTTTTACCCTGGAACTATCTCAAACGTCGATGGGTGTAAGATAGGCGGCACGTCCGGAATTCCCGCACCATGAAAAGAGTAATCGTCTTCACAGCGTCGTTTATCGTTCTCGCGCTCTTGCCCGGCTGCGGCGGTTGCGGAGGATTCATCCTCGCTGATTTAGACCAGATCGTCTTCCAGTCGGCCCGCGACGGGAACACCGAGGTCTACATCATGAGCGCCGACGGCACAGGCCAGACAAACCTGTCGAACGACGCCGCAACCGACCTTGAAGCGGTGTTCAGCCGCGACAGGAGGAAGATCGCCTTTCATTCGAACCGCGACGGGAACAGCGAGATCTACATCATGGACGTCGACGGCACGGGCCAGACAAACCTGACGAACAACGCCGGGAACGACACTGAACCCGTGTTCAGCCGCGACGGGACGAAGATCGCGTTCGTCTCGGACCGCGACGGGGACACCGAGATCTTCGTCATGAACGTCGACGGAACGGGCCAGACAAACCTGACGAACGGCGCCGGGTTCGAGTTCAATCCTGTGTTCAATCCCGACGGAACGAAGATCGCCTTCCAGACGAACCGAGACGCGGGCAA from Armatimonadota bacterium includes:
- a CDS encoding PD40 domain-containing protein; this translates as MKRVIVFTASFIVLALLPGCGGCGGFILADLDQIVFQSARDGNTEVYIMSADGTGQTNLSNDAATDLEAVFSRDRRKIAFHSNRDGNSEIYIMDVDGTGQTNLTNNAGNDTEPVFSRDGTKIAFVSDRDGDTEIFVMNVDGTGQTNLTNGAGFEFNPVFNPDGTKIAFQTNRDAGNVEVYVVNVDGTGLTNLTNDAGIDQQPVFSPDGTKIVFESDRDGDPEIYIMNVDGTGQTNLTNDATGADFDAVFNRIGTKIGFVSTRDGDSEVYVMNLDGTGQTNLTNDAANDSGPVFSRDGRKIAFVSFRDGNDEIYVMNVNGTGQTRLTNDAGTDRDPVFD